The Aedes aegypti strain LVP_AGWG chromosome 1, AaegL5.0 Primary Assembly, whole genome shotgun sequence sequence AACGGCCTTCCTTATCGCCAGGTAGAaggccggatcctattcttggcacttttgatttacttcggcagtggggtttttttgaaagctacgtCGTATtgaagcgcttcttattgcaaagtttcagacaattcggccgagaaaaaccccccatgccaaagtgaatcattgaagtgcccaagtggttctgcaccctatgcgTTTACAAATATTTTCCAGCGTTTTTCAGAAACAGCAAACATTTCTCACGCTCCTCACAACGGAAGCAGAAGTTCAAATTTGGAGCATTCAAAAGGAAGCGTAAGCTCAAACTCgttgttgtaagcaatcacggtagtcgacacgttatCGCTGATATACGACAGCGCTTCCATTGAACATTCACAACAAGaacgatcaaacgaatgtcgaaaagaaaaatgtcaaatggatgccactgaccacgatagcttcgCTAGGGAACGTTgcggttttgtttgtttatgttctgctttcactgtatgtgtgtcacattcgacataacaagcAAGATCAAGAtattcatgttgtttatgatccgatgtctgaattttatgcaaaacttatgatttatgcaaacatcatcgtgtcagacgacatttaattgacacttttttgtgtttgtctacgttcattctaaagctcgtaCTGTGACTGCTGatcatggcaacgaaacgaatgTCGTGCAAAGTGTCGAATGATCACAGCACACTTTGAGCGTAGAAAGCCTAAAGGATTAACCAATTCGAGGTACCCTAGGAGTTCTGCGCAGAATTGGAGTTTCTATAGGATTCTCCACAATATTCTACGGGATTTCCACAGAACGTTtcaaaatgattcaaaattattttcacaGGGGTTATTCCAGATGTATCTACATTAGTTTCCATAGTGATCCTCACAAGGGTCTCCACAGCTTACCAAAGAAGAGTCCAAAAAAATCTCCACAGAATTTCATTCTTATGTTTCAACAAAAGTCCTCACATAAGTCTCAATAGAAGTCGCTGCGGAAAGTCTTCATAGAAGtttccaaggaaatttccataaaagaGTTCACGAAAGTAAAAACGGATCGTAAAAGAGCAAGAAGAGCTTTGAAAGGAGAGGGTTTGCAGCACTATTTCCAAAGTTGAGTATTAGAGGattaattttcattatcaatgcATATATAACATTTCTGAACGTTCAAAAGCGTCACTGGCTACACCAATGCGTCCAGACAAACTAGGGGGTTCCCTAGGACTTCTGGCTTCTCTACAGCATATTCTGCTACCAGTTGACACGGCGAACAAACTGGTGGAGAAAGGCAAGATGAGGATTGGCTGGTGGATGTGCCCATTGAGACTCGTCACACGGGCAGATAGGCCACCGATGCGGTGGTTCACTTCGGACGGCGGCGAGCTGTAAAGGTTGGGACAGAACCGAAGTGTGCAGGAAATGTGGAGAAAAGGGACACTTTTGAAAAGACTGCAAAAATCGACCATGGTGCTTGCTCTGCTTACCGGAGGAAGGAAACACTCATTCGACGAGCAGCTTCAATTGCGATCGCAGCCCAACAGTAACGGAGGTAATGCAGATCAACCTGAATCACTGCGACACCGCACAGCAACTATTGTGgcaatcgacaacagaaactAAGCGCAGCGGTGATACAAGTGACGGGTAGGTTTCTATCCAGGTAGTGGTTGCCAGCTCAAACACGGGGttcgtgatcgccaaaatcAGCGGAATCTacttttgcagctgctacgcgccTTCAAGGTGGACACTGGAAGAATTTAGTCGGGTGGATGAGTTGATTGACGAGCTAGTTCGTCGAAAACCAGTACTGATTTGAGAAGACTTCAATGCATGGGTTTGGAAAGACGGACGGGAGTCGATCATCGACCTAACATTTTGTAGCTCATCACTGGCTGACAGCACGAACTGGAGGGTAAGCGAAAAGTACACCCATAGCGATCAAGCTGTGGCAATGCAGAGGAGCACAATTGGCCACCGGCAGTGGAAGACGAAGGCTTTCAACAAAGATCTCTTCGTTGAGGTACTTCGCACCGACAGTGATGCCCTAAACTTAGATGCGGTAGGGCTGACAACAGCGATGGGAAGGGCATGTGATTCAACAATGTCGCGTACTGGTGGAACGAGCCACTCCAACACCCTCCACGCTGCTtgccttaaggcgaagtaggccgtcattgaaatttgttcgcgtcgttgatgattgttgctaattcatctcacgatttagaatcaaagaaaatcagttggttttgcactgacacagctgaaaaagtatcagcatactttatgcatgttagcgcgtacagtgatactttttcaagtcaatataagctatcgagactgagttttatcactttgaaatgcaagctgaaaagtcatcattgttgacaaaaagaatgacgggctacttagccttaaagccAGAAGGCGTTACCAGAGCGCAAGGAGAGTAGAAGTCAAAGAGGAGCGAAAGTTCGTATTCCAAGCAGCCAGAGCTGCTTTCAAATGCGGGATAGCGCTGAGCAAACTTTGAGTGCTACAGTGAGCTGTGCCGAGCAGCTGACGACGGTGCAATCCCGGTTGAAACGTGTGCTTAAAAGCTGAGGGTTATTGTCGAGAGTTTCTTCACAACGCATCATTTGACACCGTGGCCACCCACACCGTATGTCGACGAGGATGAAGCAAACGCCGAAAATTGTCAGGTCTCCAATGACGAGCTTGTAGCAGCGGCGAAAGCATTGAATGTGAAAAAGGTTCCCGGACCGGATGGAATACCGAATGTTGCAGTTAAAACGGCGATCCTAGCGTACCCAGATGTGTTCCGGAAGGTgatgcagaaatgcctggacgaaggtCACTTCCTAGATACATGGAAGATCCAGAAGCTGGTGCTGCTACCGAAGCCAGGAAAACACCCGGTGATCCATCATCATACAAGCCTAAATGCTTTGCTTGCTGGATACACTGGGCAAACTCTTGGAACGGATCATCCTAAACAGGGTGGCCAAATGTACGGAGAGCGAGAACGGAATATCAGAACGGGATTCCGAACGGGAAAGTCGACGGAAGACGCAATTCGGACGATCCTGGAGAGGGACGAGAAGGCATCGAAGCAAAAACAAAGAGGAAAATCGTTACGGCGTCGTAGTTACTATAGAtgttaagaacgcgttcaatagCGCAGAATCGTGTTGGTATTGGTGCAAGCAATCGTGATGGATTTTACtcaggtggcgcagatcattgatggGTGCCACTAGTTCTCTTTTTTACTCttccgctgttcttatgcagcacAAATAGTGACATCACACAATGTTTAGAGAAGTCTTGCATGCGGTTGAACGTAGCGTGAAAAGTAAACCCTTAAAAATAGCAATATCTCAAAAAGATAGGTTCCGATCATGAAtgaggattaaaaaaaaaaagtgagagGAAAAGGTTTTGCAGCACTATTTTTGCCAAGTTCCATACATACCGTCACATCTGCCGGGTAGATCATCTCCTTGTTATCCAGGTGCACTATGCCGTGATTCTCCGGGTGAAACTCCGTAGCGCTGTTCCAGCACCCGATGGCATTACGGTTCACCTCCGCGTAGAACAGCACTCCCGTCTTCTCATCAAACGCATGACCCGACGATTGTGTGTTCGGTCCCCGTGGACCCAGATGCCGGAACCGCTCGTTATAGTCCTCACCCGAACGCGCCAACGTCTCATTCTTCAGCACACTATTGGGAACTACAATTTCGCTGATCGAGGCCATGGCATGCAGATAGACCGGACGATCCTTGCTGGTTTCATCTCTTCGTCCGATTGCCAACGAAAACACGCCATCGTTCCAAACAAACTGCAAGCCGGCCACGTTGAAGCGCCCAAAGCGGGGTTCAAAGGAGAGGAAGTTGTGACTGAAGCGCCACATTCGGTTTTGGGCCAATCCGTACACGTACAGATTTCGCCACTGGTAGTCCGGTATGTAGGCGTACGCGTCTTCGCAACGATCCGGTTCAACGTCAACGGTTATTCCGGGTATACCGTAGCCGAACTCTACCATTTCCTCTGGAATCTCGAACCGTTGAATGCGCCGATTTGTGTTCAAGTTCATGACCCACAGCGACGGACGTTGAACCTGGCGTGGATTGTCGGGGTACTCCAGGTAGCCGGTGTCGACGAACCACAAGCGATCGCAAATGTCCACCTTGGTGCGATAGACCGAGACGATACGTCTGGAGTCCGCGGCAAATTCGGGCTGAGGGAGTTGTCTTCAGATTAGCGATTGGATTGACTTTGAAGAACTTGTGGAAACTTACGTTTAACCTGTTGACCATATAGTGCGGATACCCTGTGAGTGATGGGTTATTCTTACTTTGGGTCGAGCGCATATCGATGACGGCGAGTGTAGACGGGATGCCGGGACGTCTTCTGGGTACCGTCACAAACAGACGACCTTTGTGATGGCTAACTCCCATCGGTAGATTTCCGTATGCATTGAACTGTTCGCTATTGTCCGTGGGTGGTGAGCCGAATGAAAAATCACGATGATCTGGAATAGAGCAATCAGTTTGCGCATCACTTCCGATTCGAAGAACATACCTGTTTCGGATTCCGACCCCAGCTGAGTCCATTGGTAGACCAGTTCTAGCTCATCTGCGGTGCACTGAACCGTGAATAGAATCAGAACAATAGCTAGGACTGACAGTACCAAGTAATGGTGATTCATCGTTTTTCGGAAATCAAACTACCATACAATgtttatgtgactggattaaGTAAAGATCAGTCTCAAACTGAATTGAAAAGAACGATAACCGCAAACGGTTCTTGAAACCTTGAGCTTTCTTCGGTTTAACATTTTACCAGCAGGAAAATTGTACTCGTCACCTTAATCAAATGGACCCTGTGTTGAGTAGTTGCCTAAGTGCTACGCTAGAACGCATTGAAGGTGAATTAGTCTTCACCTTATCATTTTATTTCGAGCAATTGAATGTCGAAGTTCGGCAATAAATGATTAACATATTTGGAAGTATTATAGTAAGTCCGATTGGAGCCGGCTACTCTGTGTAGTGTGCGTACCCCGAATCCGAAATAAGAACACGTTTATTCAATTTATTGACCGGCAATGGCTTTCATCTCGtatgtcaatgtcaaaattgttgTCGCTGTGCATACTTTTGGATGATATTCCTAacgaaaatggtcaattgaaTCAACTCTGGAGGCTAAGTTTGCAAACTTAAATGTATACATAGTGGAATTCATTCGTTTGCAGCAGGGCTGATAGCAAGTTACTTTTTAGTGATCACTAAAAagtcattattttcaaaaaaaaaaaaaaacaaaaatagtgactttttttGGCCACTATTTTGGTGATTTGATGATAATTAAATTAAAGGCTGGGTTA is a genomic window containing:
- the LOC5563593 gene encoding L-dopachrome tautomerase yellow-f, whose product is MNHHYLVLSVLAIVLILFTVQCTADELELVYQWTQLGSESETDHRDFSFGSPPTDNSEQFNAYGNLPMGVSHHKGRLFVTVPRRRPGIPSTLAVIDMRSTQSKNNPSLTGYPHYMVNRLNPEFAADSRRIVSVYRTKVDICDRLWFVDTGYLEYPDNPRQVQRPSLWVMNLNTNRRIQRFEIPEEMVEFGYGIPGITVDVEPDRCEDAYAYIPDYQWRNLYVYGLAQNRMWRFSHNFLSFEPRFGRFNVAGLQFVWNDGVFSLAIGRRDETSKDRPVYLHAMASISEIVVPNSVLKNETLARSGEDYNERFRHLGPRGPNTQSSGHAFDEKTGVLFYAEVNRNAIGCWNSATEFHPENHGIVHLDNKEMIYPADVTIDNEGMMWVISNRLPIWIYSRLDVTEYNYRIWRQMPEKAINGTICMRN